The proteins below come from a single Saccharopolyspora sp. SCSIO 74807 genomic window:
- a CDS encoding oxidoreductase, whose product MQKQKWLITGVSTGLGRAFAEAALAAGHIVVGTVRSEQDLQAFEGLEPGCAHGRILDVTDGDAVSSLVAEVEQSVGPLDVVVANAGYGLEGVFEETPLAEVRRQFEVNVFGAVATLQAALPHMRRRRRGHLMAVTSMGGLMAVPGMSAYCGSKFALEGIIEALGKEVAQFGIQVTAIEPGSFRTDWAGRSMTRAAQSVDDYDELFTPIRQARRKASGKQLGNPAKAGDAVVHIASVEQPPAHLVLGSDALRLVADARTAVDEDIRAWETLSRTTDFAEGAAL is encoded by the coding sequence ATGCAGAAGCAGAAGTGGCTCATCACCGGCGTGAGCACCGGCCTGGGGCGCGCGTTCGCCGAGGCCGCCTTGGCCGCCGGTCACATCGTCGTCGGAACGGTCCGCTCCGAGCAGGACCTGCAGGCTTTCGAAGGGCTCGAACCCGGGTGCGCGCACGGCCGGATCCTGGACGTGACCGACGGCGACGCCGTCTCGAGCCTGGTCGCGGAGGTGGAGCAGAGCGTCGGCCCGTTGGATGTCGTCGTCGCCAACGCCGGCTACGGCCTGGAGGGCGTTTTCGAGGAAACCCCACTGGCCGAGGTGCGGCGGCAGTTCGAGGTCAACGTCTTCGGGGCGGTGGCGACCCTGCAGGCGGCACTGCCCCACATGCGCCGGCGACGCCGTGGACACCTGATGGCCGTCACCTCCATGGGCGGGCTCATGGCAGTGCCCGGCATGTCCGCTTACTGCGGCAGCAAGTTCGCCCTGGAAGGCATCATCGAGGCACTGGGCAAGGAGGTCGCGCAGTTCGGGATCCAGGTGACGGCGATCGAGCCCGGCTCCTTCCGCACCGACTGGGCCGGACGGTCCATGACACGCGCCGCGCAGTCCGTCGACGACTACGACGAGCTGTTCACCCCCATCCGGCAAGCGCGGCGGAAGGCGAGCGGGAAGCAGCTGGGCAACCCGGCCAAAGCCGGGGACGCCGTCGTGCACATCGCTTCGGTCGAGCAGCCGCCGGCCCACCTGGTCCTGGGCTCGGACGCGCTGCGGCTGGTCGCCGACGCGCGCACGGCCGTGGATGAGGACATCCGCGCATGGGAGACGCTCTCCCGTACGACCGACTTCGCCGAGGGCGCTGCGCTCTGA
- a CDS encoding TetR/AcrR family transcriptional regulator, with amino-acid sequence MPGQHPARSRRSTERKGDVRERAILDTCEALLAQKGYDAMTVGDIAQGAGITRGALYFYFGSKPEVVTALVVRTVAHLWERSRATAEADDPRQAIAAAMQRTVELWNEHGLVMRTAIDLSLTVPEIGELWSHTADLFITAITAALERAGVQAGSEPEQASAMARALCWMIERTFYHASQESREELQKASETCEHIWLTCAGLIS; translated from the coding sequence ATGCCCGGCCAGCACCCCGCGCGGAGTCGGCGCAGCACCGAACGCAAGGGCGATGTCCGGGAGCGGGCCATTCTGGACACCTGCGAAGCTCTGCTGGCGCAAAAGGGCTACGACGCCATGACCGTCGGCGATATCGCCCAGGGCGCCGGCATCACACGCGGCGCCCTGTACTTCTACTTCGGCTCCAAGCCAGAAGTGGTCACGGCACTCGTGGTCCGGACCGTTGCGCACCTGTGGGAGCGGTCCCGGGCCACCGCCGAAGCCGACGACCCGCGCCAGGCCATCGCAGCGGCCATGCAGCGCACCGTCGAGCTGTGGAACGAGCACGGCCTGGTCATGCGCACGGCGATCGACCTGTCGTTGACCGTGCCGGAGATCGGCGAGCTGTGGAGCCACACGGCAGACTTGTTCATCACGGCCATCACCGCCGCACTGGAACGGGCCGGCGTCCAGGCCGGCAGCGAACCCGAACAAGCCTCAGCGATGGCGCGCGCCCTGTGCTGGATGATCGAGCGGACCTTTTACCACGCCTCGCAGGAATCCCGCGAGGAACTGCAAAAGGCATCCGAGACGTGCGAACACATCTGGCTTACCTGCGCCGGGCTGATCAGCTGA
- a CDS encoding carboxyl transferase domain-containing protein, with protein MDRLLVANRGEVAVRVLRAADEAGLDTVAVHAADDAEALHVRMAARSVPLPGSGPPGYLDAAAVLEAARRTGCDAVHPGYGFLAENADFARACLRAGLTWVGPAPETLELLGDKTRARRLAETLGIPVPPGCPAGEAERFRAGLPAGSAVLVKAVAGGGGRGMRVVEPGEDLAAALEQAGAEALAAFGDGEVFVERLLPRARHVEVQVLADCDGAVVVLGDRDCSLQRRRQKLVEIAPAPDLPERVRDELSEAAATLAAEAGYRGLGTFEFLIAADGSWHFMEANPRLQVEHTVTEQVTGTDLVKVALRIAAGARLAEVGLVRTPEPRGCAVQARVNTEELTAGGEALPATGTLTAYEPPGGPGLRVDGCGCTGARIGPRYDSTLAKVIASDTDPAAAMRKAHRALGEFHIDGVATNRALLRSLLSREEVLAGPVHTTFVDEVLSELDGVRRGPGTVAAQGLEVAAPISGTVAELTRAPGEQVTEGTVLLVLEAMKMQHPVPATADGTVADVLVAVGDVVAAGRLVALLSPGAVKTGPDTAGPEVDLDRPRPDLAELQQRRAFTADAARPEAVARRHAAGRRTARENIDDLCDEGSFVEYGALAIAAQRTRRPVEDLVQRTPADGLIAGVGRVGGNEFGESSRVVAMSYDYLVLAGTQGQRGHAKKDRLFELAERSRLPVVLFAEGGGGRPGDTDGAGVTGLDSSAFALYAQLSGTVPLVGIASGRCFAGNAALLGCCDVVIATPESSIGMGGPAMIEGGGLGEFSPDEVGPAEVQRANGVIDVAAADDADAVALARTYLSYFQGDLADWEAPDQRALRHAIPQNRLRVYDMRQVVHGLADVDSVLELRGDFGHGAITALARVEGRPLGVIASNPAHLGGAIDSPAADKIARFLQLCDAYGLPVLSLCDTPGFMVGPEVEKTAAVRHVSRIFVNAANLAVPFGTIVLRKGYGLGAQAMAAGGFGRPRFIVAWPTGEFGPMGLEGAVRLGYRKELDAITDPEARKQRFAEMVAAEYERGKATNVASAFEIDDVIDPAESRRWITALLTAERGHGGTRSCVDTW; from the coding sequence ATGGACAGGTTGCTGGTCGCCAATCGCGGTGAGGTCGCCGTGCGCGTGCTGCGCGCGGCCGATGAGGCGGGGCTCGACACGGTCGCCGTGCACGCCGCCGACGATGCCGAGGCGTTGCACGTGCGCATGGCAGCCCGCTCGGTGCCGCTGCCGGGAAGCGGCCCGCCCGGGTACCTCGATGCCGCGGCGGTGCTCGAGGCGGCGCGGCGCACCGGCTGCGACGCGGTGCACCCCGGTTACGGATTCCTCGCCGAGAACGCCGATTTCGCCCGCGCCTGCCTGCGGGCGGGCCTGACCTGGGTCGGTCCTGCACCGGAGACGCTGGAGCTGCTCGGCGACAAGACCCGCGCCAGGCGGCTCGCCGAGACGCTCGGCATCCCGGTGCCGCCCGGCTGCCCGGCAGGCGAAGCCGAACGGTTCCGCGCGGGCCTGCCCGCCGGTTCGGCGGTCCTGGTCAAGGCCGTCGCCGGTGGCGGCGGGCGCGGGATGCGGGTCGTCGAACCGGGCGAGGACCTTGCCGCGGCGCTCGAGCAGGCCGGTGCGGAGGCCCTCGCCGCGTTCGGCGACGGCGAGGTGTTCGTCGAGAGGCTGCTGCCGCGCGCCCGGCACGTCGAGGTGCAGGTGCTCGCCGACTGCGACGGTGCGGTCGTGGTGCTCGGAGATCGCGACTGCAGCCTGCAGCGGCGCAGGCAGAAGCTCGTGGAGATCGCTCCGGCGCCCGACCTGCCCGAACGGGTCCGCGACGAGCTCTCCGAGGCCGCCGCGACGCTGGCCGCCGAGGCCGGATACCGCGGGCTGGGCACCTTCGAGTTCCTCATCGCCGCGGACGGGTCTTGGCACTTCATGGAGGCCAACCCGCGGCTGCAGGTCGAGCACACCGTCACCGAGCAGGTCACCGGCACCGACCTGGTCAAGGTGGCGCTGCGCATCGCGGCCGGTGCGCGGCTGGCCGAGGTCGGGCTGGTGCGCACTCCCGAACCGCGGGGCTGCGCCGTGCAGGCGCGGGTCAACACCGAAGAACTCACCGCGGGAGGCGAGGCCTTGCCCGCGACCGGCACGCTCACCGCTTACGAGCCGCCCGGCGGGCCGGGCTTGCGGGTGGACGGCTGCGGCTGCACCGGTGCCCGCATCGGTCCGCGCTACGACTCGACGCTGGCCAAGGTCATCGCCTCCGACACCGACCCGGCCGCGGCGATGCGCAAGGCGCACCGGGCGCTGGGGGAGTTCCACATCGACGGCGTGGCCACCAACCGGGCGCTGCTGCGCAGCCTGCTCTCCCGCGAGGAGGTCCTGGCGGGACCGGTGCACACCACGTTCGTCGACGAAGTCCTGTCCGAATTGGACGGTGTGCGGCGGGGCCCGGGAACCGTTGCCGCGCAAGGACTCGAGGTGGCGGCGCCGATCTCGGGCACGGTCGCCGAGCTCACCCGCGCACCCGGCGAGCAGGTCACCGAAGGAACGGTGCTGCTGGTACTGGAAGCGATGAAGATGCAGCACCCGGTGCCCGCGACCGCCGACGGGACCGTGGCCGACGTGCTGGTCGCGGTCGGCGACGTGGTCGCTGCGGGCCGATTGGTGGCACTGCTGTCACCGGGCGCGGTGAAAACCGGGCCGGACACCGCCGGGCCGGAGGTGGATCTCGACCGGCCGCGCCCGGACCTCGCCGAACTGCAGCAGCGCCGCGCGTTCACCGCGGACGCCGCGCGCCCGGAAGCCGTCGCGCGGCGGCACGCGGCCGGGCGCCGCACCGCCCGCGAGAACATCGACGACCTCTGCGACGAAGGCAGTTTCGTCGAGTACGGCGCGTTGGCGATCGCCGCGCAACGCACTCGCCGCCCGGTTGAGGACCTGGTGCAGCGCACCCCGGCCGACGGGCTGATCGCCGGAGTGGGCAGGGTCGGCGGCAACGAGTTCGGCGAGAGCTCCCGCGTCGTGGCGATGTCCTACGACTACCTGGTGCTGGCCGGAACCCAGGGCCAGCGCGGGCACGCCAAGAAGGACCGGCTGTTCGAGCTGGCCGAGCGCTCGCGGCTGCCGGTGGTGCTGTTCGCCGAAGGCGGCGGTGGCCGTCCCGGCGACACCGACGGCGCCGGGGTGACCGGGCTCGACAGCTCGGCGTTCGCGCTGTACGCGCAGCTCAGCGGCACGGTTCCGCTGGTGGGCATCGCCTCGGGCCGCTGCTTCGCGGGCAACGCCGCGCTGCTGGGCTGCTGCGACGTGGTGATCGCGACACCGGAATCCTCGATCGGGATGGGCGGCCCGGCGATGATCGAAGGCGGCGGGCTCGGCGAGTTCTCCCCGGACGAGGTCGGCCCGGCCGAGGTGCAGCGCGCCAACGGAGTGATCGACGTTGCGGCCGCCGACGACGCGGACGCGGTCGCGCTGGCACGCACATACCTGTCCTACTTCCAAGGCGACCTCGCCGACTGGGAGGCGCCGGACCAGCGCGCGCTGCGCCACGCGATACCGCAGAACCGGCTGCGGGTCTACGACATGCGTCAGGTCGTGCACGGGCTGGCCGATGTGGACTCGGTGCTGGAGCTGCGCGGCGACTTCGGCCACGGCGCGATCACCGCGCTGGCCCGGGTCGAGGGGCGCCCGCTGGGCGTGATCGCCAGCAACCCCGCCCACCTCGGCGGCGCGATCGACTCCCCGGCCGCGGACAAGATCGCCCGGTTCCTGCAGCTGTGCGACGCCTACGGGTTGCCGGTGCTGTCGCTGTGCGACACGCCGGGTTTCATGGTCGGCCCGGAAGTCGAGAAGACCGCCGCGGTGCGCCACGTCAGCCGGATCTTCGTCAACGCCGCGAACCTGGCGGTGCCGTTCGGGACCATCGTGCTGCGCAAGGGCTACGGGCTCGGCGCGCAGGCGATGGCCGCGGGCGGATTCGGGCGGCCGCGGTTCATCGTGGCGTGGCCGACCGGCGAGTTCGGCCCGATGGGGCTGGAAGGCGCGGTCCGGCTCGGCTACCGCAAGGAACTGGACGCGATCACCGATCCCGAGGCGCGCAAGCAGCGGTTCGCCGAGATGGTCGCCGCCGAGTACGAGCGCGGCAAGGCCACCAACGTGGCGTCCGCGTTCGAGATCGACGACGTCATCGACCCGGCCGAGTCGCGCCGCTGGATCACCGCGCTGCTCACCGCCGAGCGCGGACACGGCGGCACCCGGTCGTGCGTGGACACGTGGTGA